In Acidobacteriota bacterium, a single genomic region encodes these proteins:
- the rplQ gene encoding 50S ribosomal protein L17, which translates to MRHKVAGRKLGRTAAHRRAMLRNMATSLFKHERIFTTLPKAKELKRVADKLVTLGKTTGTPEQKLHARRQLLSYLMSKEIAHKVMDDVAPRFAERAGGYTRIYRLGARPGDMAEKAIIELVDYQLPAPSAKKKTDKKK; encoded by the coding sequence ATGCGCCATAAAGTTGCGGGAAGAAAACTGGGTCGTACGGCCGCCCATCGCAGGGCTATGCTGCGGAACATGGCCACCTCGCTGTTCAAGCACGAGCGGATCTTCACCACGCTGCCCAAGGCCAAGGAACTCAAGCGCGTGGCCGACAAGCTGGTCACCCTCGGGAAGACCACCGGCACGCCCGAGCAGAAGCTCCACGCCCGGCGCCAGCTGCTGTCGTACCTGATGTCGAAGGAGATCGCGCACAAGGTCATGGACGACGTCGCCCCCCGGTTCGCGGAGCGCGCCGGCGGGTACACGCGGATCTACCGCCTGGGGGCGCGCCCCGGCGACATGGCGGAGAAGGCCATCATCGAACTGGTGGATTACCAGCTTCCCGCCCCCTCCGCGAAGAAGAAGACCGACAAGAAGAAGTGA